The following coding sequences are from one Corticium candelabrum chromosome 20, ooCorCand1.1, whole genome shotgun sequence window:
- the LOC134195641 gene encoding inositol-pentakisphosphate 2-kinase-like isoform X1 → MFLASQWQYRGEGHVSLVLFRTKEPPIVLRLRKKFVSVEAKMEAHGSYALHGSTAEQLSYVESVMKPLLGSEFVLQQRIVQLPQQFVEDISKKVAVHRPSKRCCKTVDCDLGEAILMPDVCFLPSTDAKLPVPDTRKVYEISVPFVHKQLADGYQMAMDEDIPTFCVEIKPKCGFLHLSSTSRKKPSCKFCMFQILKVKNGKWELPSAYCPLDLFSGNLRRVKIALHGLLKTPQNNLKVFKNGVVVYTGDIGESSLQDQLDRLTKHFRPYMCGPVKESLVDLLARILTAPQCEREQLEKQPVCSRSATAERPEIVIANGINTDPRTRPCKILDAVLNIQRWDDLGSHGILPYYRRLLDHLKGCPDDRKRWGIDVPVSHVDQNAALASSDDGSVEYALQKVRHYLVAATAKDCSIMISIKPRQTIANACRELTFDYAVAVVDLDPKGIERVDKYVHEDRAILDMYLALLENDQYHNQ, encoded by the exons ATGTTCTTAGCTTCTCAATGGCAGTATCGTGGGGAAGGGCACGTCAGTCTTGTCCTATTCCGTACAAAGGAG CCTCCAATTGTGCTGCGTTTACGCAAGAAGTTCGTCAGCGTCGAGGCCAAGATGGAG GCTCACGGTTCCTACGCCCTGCATGGCAGCACAGCAGAACAATTGTCATATGTTGAGTCCGTGATGAAGCCTTTGTTGGGATCGGAGTTTGTGCTGCAGCAGCGGATAGTTCAGCTACCTCAGCAATTTGTCGAAGACATCAGCAAGAAAGTTGCTGTACACAGACCAA GCAAACGATGTTGTAAAACGGTTGACTGTGATCTTGGAGAAGCTATTTTGATGCCGGACGTTTGTTTTCTGCCAAGTACTGATGCTAAACTGCCTGTCCCTGACACAAGAAAGGTGTACGAGATAAGTGTGCCATTTGTGCACAAACAATTAGCAGATGGGTATCAGATGGCAATGGACGAGGACATTCCAACTTTTTGCGTGGAGATTAAG CCAAAATGTGGGTTTTTGCATCTCTCATCAACTTCAAGAAAGAAACCCAGCTGTAAGTTTTGTATGTTTCAGATACTGAAG GTGAAGAATGGCAAGTGGGAGTTACCTAGCGCATATTGTCCTTTGGACTTGTTTTCTGG AAACTTGCGAAGGGTCAAGATTGCATTGCATGGTCTTTTGAAAACTCCACAGAATAACCTGAAAGTTTTCAAG AATGGTGTAGTAGTTTATACTGGCGATATTGGG GAGTCTTCTCTTCAAGATCAGTTGGATCGGTTGACGAAGCATTTTAGGCCATATATGTGTGGACCAGTAAAAGAGAGCCTTGTTGATTTACTTGCAAGAATTCTAACTGCACCTCAATGTGAAAGAGAACAGTTAGAAAAGCAACCAGTATGTTCGAGAAGTGCTACTGCTGAGAGACCAGAAATCGTTATTGCCAATGGTATCAACACTGATCCAA GAACGAGACCTTGTAAGATATTAGATGCTGTTTTGAACATTCAGCGGTGGGATGATCTTGGATCACATGGAATCTTGCCATATTATCGTCGGCTATTAGATCACTTGAAAGGATGTCCTGATGACAG GAAAAGATGGGGAATAGACGTACCGGTGTCACATGTTGATCAAAATGCTGCACTGGCATCCTCTG ATGATGGGAGTGTGGAGTATGCATTGCAGAAAGTCCGACATTATTTGGTTGCAGCTACAGCCAAGGACTGTTCTATTATGATATCTATAAAGCCAAGACAGACAATCGCAAATGCTTGCAG GGAACTGACCTTTGACTatgcagttgctgttgttgatttagatcCTAAAGGAATTGAAAGAGTTGACAAGTATGTCCACGAAGATCGTGCCATTTTGGACATGTATCTTGCATTGCTAGAAAATGATCAATATCATAATCAGTAG
- the LOC134195641 gene encoding inositol-pentakisphosphate 2-kinase-like isoform X2, giving the protein MFLASQWQYRGEGHVSLVLFRTKEPPIVLRLRKKFVSVEAKMEAHGSYALHGSTAEQLSYVESVMKPLLGSEFVLQQRIVQLPQQFVEDISKKVAVHRPSKRCCKTVDCDLGEAILMPDVCFLPSTDAKLPVPDTRKVYEISVPFVHKQLADGYQMAMDEDIPTFCVEIKPKCGFLHLSSTSRKKPSCKFCMFQILKVKNGKWELPSAYCPLDLFSGNLRRVKIALHGLLKTPQNNLKVFKNGVVVYTGDIGESSLQDQLDRLTKHFRPYMCGPVKESLVDLLARILTAPQCEREQLEKQPVCSRSATAERPEIVIANGINTDPRTRPCKILDAVLNIQRWDDLGSHGILPYYRRLLDHLKGCPDDRKRWGIDVPVSHVDQNAALASSDDGSVEYALQKVRHYLVAATAKDCSIMISIKPRQTIANACRS; this is encoded by the exons ATGTTCTTAGCTTCTCAATGGCAGTATCGTGGGGAAGGGCACGTCAGTCTTGTCCTATTCCGTACAAAGGAG CCTCCAATTGTGCTGCGTTTACGCAAGAAGTTCGTCAGCGTCGAGGCCAAGATGGAG GCTCACGGTTCCTACGCCCTGCATGGCAGCACAGCAGAACAATTGTCATATGTTGAGTCCGTGATGAAGCCTTTGTTGGGATCGGAGTTTGTGCTGCAGCAGCGGATAGTTCAGCTACCTCAGCAATTTGTCGAAGACATCAGCAAGAAAGTTGCTGTACACAGACCAA GCAAACGATGTTGTAAAACGGTTGACTGTGATCTTGGAGAAGCTATTTTGATGCCGGACGTTTGTTTTCTGCCAAGTACTGATGCTAAACTGCCTGTCCCTGACACAAGAAAGGTGTACGAGATAAGTGTGCCATTTGTGCACAAACAATTAGCAGATGGGTATCAGATGGCAATGGACGAGGACATTCCAACTTTTTGCGTGGAGATTAAG CCAAAATGTGGGTTTTTGCATCTCTCATCAACTTCAAGAAAGAAACCCAGCTGTAAGTTTTGTATGTTTCAGATACTGAAG GTGAAGAATGGCAAGTGGGAGTTACCTAGCGCATATTGTCCTTTGGACTTGTTTTCTGG AAACTTGCGAAGGGTCAAGATTGCATTGCATGGTCTTTTGAAAACTCCACAGAATAACCTGAAAGTTTTCAAG AATGGTGTAGTAGTTTATACTGGCGATATTGGG GAGTCTTCTCTTCAAGATCAGTTGGATCGGTTGACGAAGCATTTTAGGCCATATATGTGTGGACCAGTAAAAGAGAGCCTTGTTGATTTACTTGCAAGAATTCTAACTGCACCTCAATGTGAAAGAGAACAGTTAGAAAAGCAACCAGTATGTTCGAGAAGTGCTACTGCTGAGAGACCAGAAATCGTTATTGCCAATGGTATCAACACTGATCCAA GAACGAGACCTTGTAAGATATTAGATGCTGTTTTGAACATTCAGCGGTGGGATGATCTTGGATCACATGGAATCTTGCCATATTATCGTCGGCTATTAGATCACTTGAAAGGATGTCCTGATGACAG GAAAAGATGGGGAATAGACGTACCGGTGTCACATGTTGATCAAAATGCTGCACTGGCATCCTCTG ATGATGGGAGTGTGGAGTATGCATTGCAGAAAGTCCGACATTATTTGGTTGCAGCTACAGCCAAGGACTGTTCTATTATGATATCTATAAAGCCAAGACAGACAATCGCAAATGCTTGCAG atcCTAA